One genomic region from Cellulomonas fengjieae encodes:
- a CDS encoding flagellar motor switch protein FliM, producing MPTRTATPVARRGRTAEPEPYDFRRPLTLPRDHARHLEMAFERFGRQFGNQLTARLRTLTHLTLDELSLSTYDEYVNMLPTPTAMVLCTVTHTRQTAMLQLPVAATLVWIDYLFGGDGRGDDREGRELTEIELTLVTDLLQHSLSDLEYAFAGLAPLAVTVRGVQYNPQFVQAAGVSDAVLVASFTLRVGEREDVVTLMLPADTMLATLRAAEGPVARSDDERAAAALAYADLERAVQDVPVEVAVRFAPVVIHPRDIVHLAVGDVLPLSHPSTEPLDVVVDGVVLARAAAGSHGSRLACRVVTVEENPA from the coding sequence ATGCCCACGCGCACGGCCACGCCCGTGGCGCGCCGCGGACGCACCGCTGAGCCCGAGCCCTACGACTTCCGGCGGCCGCTCACGCTCCCGCGCGACCACGCGCGCCACCTCGAGATGGCGTTCGAGCGGTTCGGTCGGCAGTTCGGCAACCAGCTCACCGCCCGGCTGCGGACCCTGACCCACCTCACGCTCGACGAGCTGTCCCTGAGCACGTACGACGAGTACGTCAACATGCTCCCCACACCGACCGCGATGGTGCTCTGCACCGTGACGCACACGCGTCAGACGGCGATGCTCCAGCTCCCCGTCGCGGCGACGCTCGTGTGGATCGACTACCTGTTCGGTGGCGACGGGCGTGGCGACGACCGCGAGGGCCGCGAGCTCACCGAGATCGAGCTCACCCTGGTGACCGACCTCCTGCAGCACTCGCTGAGCGACCTCGAGTACGCGTTCGCCGGCCTCGCGCCGCTCGCCGTGACCGTGCGCGGCGTGCAGTACAACCCCCAGTTCGTGCAGGCCGCAGGTGTCTCCGACGCCGTGCTCGTCGCGTCGTTCACCCTCCGGGTGGGCGAGCGTGAGGACGTCGTCACCCTGATGCTGCCCGCCGACACGATGCTCGCCACGCTGCGCGCCGCGGAGGGTCCGGTCGCGCGGTCCGACGACGAGCGCGCCGCCGCCGCGCTCGCCTACGCGGACCTGGAGCGCGCCGTGCAGGACGTGCCCGTCGAGGTCGCCGTCCGCTTCGCCCCCGTCGTCATCCACCCCCGCGACATCGTGCACCTCGCCGTCGGCGACGTGCTGCCGCTGTCCCACCCGTCGACCGAGCCGCTGGACGTGGTCGTCGACGGGGTCGTGCTCGCCCGTGCCGCCGCCGGCAGCCACGGGTCCCGGCTCGCCTGCCGCGTCGTCACCGTCGAGGAGAACCCCGCATGA
- the fliN gene encoding flagellar motor switch protein FliN, translating into MNIAEVPTARTAADVDAAAGVREVALAAAAAAAELVPSAMALTAVPTDHTDVPRDATALVASFVGSPSAEIALVAADVVQEALLSAAAAGTPLGLADALRPALEAAAAVLGAGVLEPGRSEPVAGVLGPDTQVVALQQGGVTTAWFALRLRGPRVTAPAAPAAPRASLRMLYDVEMTLTAEIGRTRLPVRQVLELAPGAVLELDRTAGSPADVMVNGRLVARGEVVVVDEAYGIRVTEIVPGTEPGL; encoded by the coding sequence ATGAACATCGCCGAAGTCCCGACGGCCCGCACCGCCGCCGACGTGGACGCCGCCGCCGGCGTGCGGGAGGTCGCCCTGGCCGCGGCCGCCGCCGCCGCCGAGCTGGTCCCGTCCGCGATGGCACTCACCGCCGTGCCGACCGATCACACGGACGTGCCGCGGGACGCGACGGCCCTGGTCGCCTCGTTCGTCGGCTCGCCCAGCGCCGAGATCGCCCTCGTGGCAGCCGACGTCGTCCAGGAGGCGCTGCTGTCCGCCGCGGCCGCCGGCACGCCCCTGGGGCTGGCCGACGCGCTGCGCCCCGCGCTCGAGGCCGCCGCGGCCGTCCTGGGCGCGGGCGTCCTGGAGCCGGGCCGCTCCGAGCCGGTGGCCGGCGTGCTCGGACCCGACACGCAGGTGGTCGCCCTCCAGCAGGGCGGTGTGACCACGGCGTGGTTCGCTCTCCGCCTGCGCGGGCCCCGGGTCACCGCGCCGGCCGCACCGGCGGCCCCGCGGGCCAGCCTGCGCATGCTCTACGACGTCGAGATGACGCTCACCGCGGAGATCGGCCGCACGCGGCTGCCGGTGCGTCAGGTCCTCGAGCTGGCCCCCGGGGCCGTGCTGGAGCTGGACCGCACCGCGGGCAGCCCCGCGGACGTCATGGTCAACGGGCGGCTCGTCGCGCGCGGCGAGGTCGTCGTCGTCGACGAGGCCTACGGCATCCGCGTCACGGAGATCGTGCCGGGCACGGAGCCAGGCCTCTGA